In a single window of the Bacteroidota bacterium genome:
- the kdsA gene encoding 3-deoxy-8-phosphooctulonate synthase: MKNFFLIAGPCVVESIDLCDEIAGKVKELTTKYDIPYYFKASYRKANRSRLDSFKGEGDIAGLEIIAHIGKTHNLPTLTDIHESHEAAIAASFVDVLQIPAFLCRQTDLLIAAAKTGKIVNIKKGQFLSPDAMQHAVNKVKANSEAPVWLTERGTTFGYQDMVVDFRGIPIMKETGCPVILDCTHSLQQPNQTSGVTGGLPHLIETIGKCGIAAGCDGIFIETHPNPAKALSDGANMLALDKLDALLEKLVRVREAVS, from the coding sequence ATGAAAAATTTTTTCCTAATTGCTGGCCCTTGTGTGGTGGAAAGCATTGATTTATGTGATGAGATCGCTGGCAAAGTGAAAGAACTCACCACGAAATATGATATACCGTATTATTTCAAAGCATCATACCGCAAAGCAAATCGCTCACGCCTTGATTCATTTAAAGGAGAAGGCGATATAGCAGGTTTGGAGATTATCGCACATATTGGTAAAACGCATAATCTCCCCACATTGACTGATATACATGAAAGTCATGAAGCCGCGATAGCAGCCTCGTTTGTGGATGTATTACAAATTCCCGCATTCTTGTGTAGGCAAACGGATTTGCTAATAGCTGCTGCTAAAACTGGCAAAATAGTGAATATTAAAAAAGGACAATTCCTATCGCCCGATGCGATGCAACATGCAGTCAATAAAGTGAAAGCAAATTCTGAAGCACCTGTCTGGTTAACAGAAAGAGGAACCACATTCGGTTATCAAGATATGGTAGTCGACTTCCGTGGAATTCCGATTATGAAAGAAACAGGATGCCCTGTAATATTAGATTGTACGCATAGTTTGCAACAGCCCAACCAAACAAGTGGCGTAACAGGAGGTTTGCCACACCTCATTGAAACCATTGGTAAATGTGGAATTGCAGCAGGTTGTGATGGCATCTTTATCGAAACACATCCCAATCCCGCAAAAGCTTTGAGTGATGGAGCAAATATGTTAGCATTGGATAAGTTGGATGCTTTGTTGGAGAAATTGGTGAGGGTGAGAGAGGCGGTTTCGTAG